The following proteins are encoded in a genomic region of Mycoplasmopsis columbinasalis:
- a CDS encoding Eco47II family restriction endonuclease, protein MWKLNFISEADLTSVVRTTIEKYGEKIKPFDLKLFKKNVIDPIKLIFDKQVYGYSWDELIENEIFRQKDKSNNNEIGYFHQNIFKYIKNCSVPGHGWDVIYKPETKIKVDDEFWIEKVYVELKNKHNTMNYSSASRTYLKMQNQLLLEDKNTFCFLVEIVAKKSQNVIWETKIEDIELKNNRIRRVSVDKFYEIITGQYDAFYQLCMVLPKIINKVLNETKLFSKGKDTVSDELFVGIDDDEIKLVALYMLSFDSYHGFKEEKIKK, encoded by the coding sequence ATGTGAAAATTAAATTTCATCAGTGAAGCAGATCTCACAAGTGTTGTGAGGACAACAATTGAAAAGTACGGAGAAAAAATAAAACCATTTGATCTTAAACTTTTTAAAAAGAATGTTATTGATCCCATTAAATTAATTTTTGACAAACAAGTTTACGGTTATTCTTGAGACGAATTAATTGAAAACGAAATATTCAGACAAAAAGATAAGTCTAATAATAATGAAATTGGTTATTTTCACCAGAACATATTTAAATATATAAAAAATTGTTCTGTACCCGGACACGGTTGAGACGTTATTTATAAGCCTGAAACCAAAATTAAAGTAGATGATGAGTTTTGAATTGAAAAAGTTTATGTAGAGTTAAAGAACAAACACAATACAATGAACTATAGTTCTGCATCAAGAACGTATTTGAAAATGCAAAATCAACTTTTATTGGAAGATAAGAATACTTTTTGTTTTTTGGTTGAAATAGTGGCGAAAAAATCTCAAAACGTGATTTGAGAAACAAAAATTGAAGACATTGAACTTAAGAATAATAGAATCAGACGTGTGAGTGTTGATAAATTTTACGAAATAATAACAGGTCAATATGACGCGTTTTATCAATTGTGTATGGTTTTGCCTAAGATAATAAATAAGGTTTTAAATGAAACAAAATTATTTTCAAAAGGCAAAGATACAGTTTCTGACGAGTTATTTGTTGGAATCGACGATGATGAAATAAAACTTGTTGCGCTATATATGCTAAGTTTTGACAGTTATCATGGTTTTAAAGAAGAGAAGATTAAAAAATAA
- the era gene encoding GTPase Era: MKIAMVTVLGRPNVGKSTLMNKILNYDVSIVSNVPQTTRDQITGIYNEEDYQIVFIDTPGIHKPLNLLGEILNKNAYDSLEEIDCVLFLTPLNEDLGAGDLAILEKLKVVQNKIAVITKVDLAKTPDEISTKLAQLQQTGFNFTKIIPFSNKKQEFADDLIKVLKEFTYEGQPLYDPEYITDKSMRFLAKEIIREAAFNYLKEELPHSIAIEVEDFIEDDELTQINAIIYVKKDSQKGMVIGKEGQMIKKIGMMARRKLMALFSVKVELNLKVKVAKKWTQDVKLLKKFGY; this comes from the coding sequence ATGAAAATCGCAATGGTTACTGTGCTTGGTAGACCTAATGTTGGTAAGTCTACTTTAATGAATAAAATTCTTAATTATGATGTGTCAATTGTCTCGAATGTGCCACAAACTACCAGAGATCAAATTACTGGAATTTATAACGAAGAAGACTATCAGATAGTGTTTATCGACACACCAGGAATTCACAAACCATTAAATTTGTTAGGTGAAATTCTTAATAAAAACGCTTACGATTCACTTGAAGAAATCGATTGTGTGTTGTTTTTAACACCCCTAAATGAAGACCTTGGAGCAGGTGATTTAGCAATTCTGGAAAAACTTAAAGTCGTACAAAACAAAATTGCAGTAATTACTAAAGTTGATTTAGCCAAAACCCCTGATGAAATAAGTACAAAACTTGCACAATTACAACAAACAGGTTTTAATTTCACAAAAATTATTCCTTTTTCAAACAAAAAACAAGAGTTTGCTGACGACCTAATTAAAGTGTTGAAAGAATTCACATATGAAGGTCAACCTTTATATGATCCAGAATACATTACGGATAAATCAATGCGTTTTTTAGCAAAAGAAATTATTCGTGAAGCAGCTTTTAACTATTTAAAAGAAGAATTACCACACTCGATTGCAATTGAAGTCGAGGATTTTATCGAAGATGATGAGTTAACTCAAATTAATGCCATTATTTATGTGAAAAAAGATTCTCAAAAGGGAATGGTGATCGGTAAAGAGGGTCAAATGATCAAAAAAATTGGAATGATGGCTCGTAGAAAATTAATGGCTTTATTTAGTGTCAAAGTTGAACTCAATTTGAAAGTTAAAGTAGCAAAAAAATGGACGCAAGATGTTAAATTGCTAAAAAAATTTGGTTATTAG
- the rsmG gene encoding 16S rRNA (guanine(527)-N(7))-methyltransferase RsmG has translation MNKPSKLQTYINLVYAKNQVMNLTGFATKAEIEQQGVNDSLSAFAGLLALVQAKNWNKIKLLDIGAGAGFPSIPLLINHSELIELTAVESLTKRCEFLKEVATQCELDFIIINDRVENIKNQNATFDFITARAVATITKIYLMAHHLLKEGGYFYLLKGEHYQADLAEFFSFFPDAQAHTKVLTYQNSQGANSHIILIQKMEPSPRHWPLRWKQILDFVTQKK, from the coding sequence ATGAATAAACCAAGCAAACTGCAAACTTACATTAACCTTGTTTATGCGAAAAACCAAGTGATGAACTTAACTGGTTTTGCCACTAAAGCAGAAATCGAGCAACAAGGCGTGAATGATTCATTAAGTGCTTTTGCTGGATTATTAGCACTTGTGCAAGCTAAAAATTGAAACAAAATCAAACTCCTTGACATAGGTGCTGGAGCGGGGTTTCCATCAATCCCGCTTTTAATTAACCACAGCGAACTCATTGAACTTACTGCTGTTGAGTCTTTAACCAAGAGGTGTGAATTTTTAAAAGAAGTTGCCACTCAGTGTGAACTAGACTTTATCATTATTAATGACCGTGTGGAAAACATCAAAAATCAAAACGCAACTTTTGACTTCATTACTGCTCGTGCCGTAGCAACCATTACCAAAATTTATTTAATGGCGCATCATTTGCTCAAAGAAGGTGGGTACTTTTATTTATTAAAAGGCGAACATTATCAAGCTGACTTAGCCGAATTTTTTAGTTTTTTCCCGGACGCACAAGCGCATACGAAGGTATTGACATACCAAAATTCACAAGGCGCCAATTCTCACATTATCTTAATTCAAAAAATGGAACCTTCACCGCGACATTGACCTTTGCGGTGAAAACAAATCTTAGATTTTGTCACGCAGAAAAAATAA
- a CDS encoding DNA cytosine methyltransferase produces the protein MNHEKRYKVIELFAGAGGLALGIELAGFETIGLVEMDKWAAQTLRKNRPSWNVIQDDIKNVSKKNLEQLFDLKRGELDLLSGGPPCQSFSYAGKKLGLDDTRGTLFNDFALFLEKLKPKMFLFENVKGLLSHNKGHTFKQIIERLQKTGYAITSESYKVLNAWNYGVPQKRERLILVGIRQDLIHKTSFNFPEPHLYKPTLKDVLPNCPASEGAKYSLEKKKIFELVPPGGYWRDIPEKIARSYMKKTWETGGGKTGILRRLSYSEPALTILTSPSQKQTERCHPAETRPLTIRESARCQTFPDDWQFEGGLSEKYKQIGNAVPVNLAKAIGEKIKESLDKLCEN, from the coding sequence ATGAATCACGAAAAGAGATACAAAGTAATTGAATTGTTTGCAGGAGCTGGTGGTCTTGCTCTAGGAATCGAACTTGCTGGTTTTGAAACTATTGGGTTAGTCGAAATGGACAAATGAGCTGCTCAAACTTTACGAAAAAATCGTCCTAGTTGAAATGTAATACAAGATGACATTAAAAATGTTTCTAAAAAAAATTTAGAACAACTTTTTGATTTAAAAAGAGGTGAATTAGATTTGTTATCTGGTGGTCCTCCCTGCCAATCTTTTTCTTACGCGGGGAAAAAATTGGGTTTAGATGATACCAGAGGAACTTTATTCAATGATTTCGCTCTTTTTTTAGAGAAACTAAAACCAAAAATGTTTTTGTTTGAAAACGTGAAGGGATTGCTTTCTCATAATAAAGGACATACTTTTAAACAAATTATTGAAAGACTCCAAAAAACTGGCTATGCAATAACTTCTGAAAGTTACAAAGTTTTGAATGCTTGAAATTATGGTGTACCACAAAAACGAGAAAGATTGATATTAGTCGGTATTAGACAAGATTTAATTCATAAAACCTCTTTTAATTTTCCCGAGCCTCATTTGTATAAACCAACATTGAAAGATGTTTTGCCGAATTGTCCCGCAAGTGAAGGTGCGAAGTATTCGCTTGAAAAGAAAAAAATTTTTGAGTTAGTACCTCCAGGTGGTTATTGACGAGATATACCTGAGAAAATAGCAAGATCTTATATGAAAAAAACCTGAGAAACAGGTGGAGGTAAAACTGGTATCTTAAGAAGATTAAGTTATTCCGAACCAGCATTGACAATTTTGACGTCTCCTTCACAAAAACAAACAGAAAGATGTCACCCTGCAGAAACTAGGCCTTTGACAATTAGAGAATCGGCAAGATGCCAAACTTTTCCTGACGACTGACAATTTGAAGGTGGTTTATCAGAAAAATATAAACAAATAGGCAATGCAGTACCAGTTAATTTAGCAAAAGCTATCGGCGAAAAAATTAAAGAAAGCTTAGACAAATTATGTGAAAATTAA
- a CDS encoding ribose-phosphate pyrophosphokinase — translation MNRDNVRIFGMPNSQNLAEKIAAKLGIKLTPVVETIFADGECMLVSSDTVRGRDVYIIASNSRPVNENVMKLLLFIDSLKRGSAKSITVVLTYYGYARQDRIIGGRQPIGAKLVADLMEKAGATKVVAVDLHNPAIQGFFNIPIDDLTGQYTLAKAISQTNEKFTVVSPDHGGTVRARRLAELIAETIKISIIDKRRVGTNQTEVMGLIGDVQDQNAVIIDDIIDTGGTILKAVDTLKNFGAKKIYVAATHGIFSRGFEAFEANPNVEKVIISDSIDNSELTKKFKKLEVVSLDYFLAGVLKRHIDAEPIAELYKKFEREIRKVK, via the coding sequence ATGAATCGAGACAATGTGAGAATTTTTGGAATGCCTAATTCTCAAAATTTAGCTGAAAAAATTGCGGCAAAATTAGGCATTAAGTTGACACCTGTGGTTGAAACAATTTTCGCCGATGGTGAATGTATGTTGGTAAGTAGTGACACTGTGCGTGGTCGGGATGTTTACATTATTGCAAGTAACTCAAGACCAGTGAATGAAAACGTAATGAAACTATTACTTTTCATTGATTCACTAAAAAGAGGCAGCGCTAAATCAATAACTGTGGTATTAACTTACTATGGCTATGCGCGTCAAGATAGAATTATTGGTGGCCGTCAACCAATTGGTGCTAAGTTAGTCGCGGACTTAATGGAAAAAGCGGGCGCTACAAAAGTTGTAGCAGTTGACTTACACAACCCTGCTATTCAAGGCTTTTTCAACATTCCTATTGATGACTTAACAGGACAATATACCTTAGCAAAAGCAATTAGTCAAACAAACGAAAAGTTTACAGTGGTTTCACCTGACCATGGTGGTACTGTTAGAGCGAGAAGACTCGCTGAATTAATTGCGGAAACAATTAAAATTAGCATTATTGATAAACGTAGAGTTGGCACCAACCAAACTGAAGTAATGGGTTTAATTGGTGATGTGCAAGATCAAAATGCTGTGATTATTGACGATATTATCGATACTGGTGGTACCATCTTAAAAGCCGTTGATACTTTGAAAAACTTTGGCGCTAAGAAAATTTATGTCGCAGCAACCCACGGAATTTTTTCGCGCGGTTTTGAAGCCTTTGAAGCTAATCCAAATGTTGAAAAGGTCATTATTTCTGACTCAATTGATAATAGTGAATTGACTAAAAAATTTAAAAAGTTAGAAGTTGTCAGCCTAGATTATTTCTTAGCAGGTGTGCTTAAGCGTCACATTGATGCTGAACCAATTGCTGAGCTTTACAAAAAGTTCGAACGCGAAATTAGAAAAGTGAAGTAA
- a CDS encoding aminopeptidase P family protein, which translates to MNRKILDKLFAEKKVDALVSMVPQTRLWYAKVQTTDGYLVVEKDKAYLFVDGRYIEYARSKAKNVEIILLKGTKTLQEFFDQKRYNTVAFEKDYLTYGDFKRLEALIKPSHVEWISGQHLRIVKSKEEIEIMQKSIDISLKAYDELLQWVKPGMTEKEVAAKLNYLLKINGADKESFDEIIATGKYSAEPHHHPTDAVLKEGDLLKVDFGALYKGYSADITRTIVLGGKASNPEAAKILQIVKEAAKAGRDAVRPGIKASEIDAICRKYITDAGYGQYFVHATGHGLGIDVHEEPYVSSLSDAILEPGHIITVEPGIYIEGLGGARNEDDVLVTETGRYVFSQPDERS; encoded by the coding sequence ATGAATAGAAAAATTTTAGACAAATTATTCGCCGAAAAAAAAGTAGATGCTTTAGTTTCAATGGTGCCACAAACTAGACTTTGATATGCAAAAGTGCAAACTACAGATGGTTATTTAGTAGTAGAAAAAGACAAAGCTTACTTATTTGTAGATGGTAGATACATTGAATATGCTCGTAGTAAAGCTAAAAATGTAGAAATCATTTTACTCAAAGGTACCAAAACATTGCAAGAGTTCTTTGACCAAAAACGCTATAACACAGTGGCATTTGAAAAAGATTACTTAACCTATGGTGACTTTAAACGTCTTGAAGCCTTGATTAAGCCTTCACACGTAGAATGAATTTCGGGGCAACACTTAAGAATTGTTAAGTCAAAAGAAGAAATTGAAATTATGCAAAAAAGTATTGATATTTCACTTAAGGCTTATGATGAATTACTGCAATGAGTAAAACCTGGAATGACTGAAAAGGAAGTTGCAGCTAAACTCAACTATCTTTTAAAAATCAACGGCGCAGACAAAGAATCTTTTGATGAAATCATTGCGACAGGTAAATATTCAGCTGAACCACACCACCACCCAACAGATGCTGTCTTAAAAGAAGGTGACTTGCTTAAAGTGGACTTTGGTGCTTTATATAAAGGTTATAGCGCTGATATCACCAGAACCATTGTTTTAGGCGGTAAAGCTTCAAACCCAGAAGCAGCAAAAATTCTCCAAATTGTTAAGGAAGCAGCAAAAGCTGGACGCGACGCGGTTAGACCAGGCATTAAAGCTAGTGAAATTGATGCTATTTGTCGAAAATACATCACTGATGCTGGTTATGGTCAATATTTTGTTCACGCTACTGGTCATGGTTTAGGTATCGATGTGCATGAAGAACCTTACGTAAGTTCTTTATCAGATGCAATTTTAGAACCTGGTCACATTATCACAGTTGAACCTGGAATTTATATTGAAGGACTTGGTGGCGCGCGTAATGAAGACGATGTACTTGTAACCGAAACTGGTCGCTATGTGTTTTCACAACCTGACGAAAGATCTTAG